One genomic region from Mycoplasmoides pirum ATCC 25960 encodes:
- a CDS encoding MPN337 family protein — translation MKHVAFLNELKIRNTYSFYISNLNQIFFDLNSYKYKNNLFYKRLISDLKKDQKKINIDELLNIEKISHHETFQNLLNKIVVKINSLLGDKDNPAFVFEQRNEWGVPIYVTEEKDYSDLKILGDKSSQKRYMFQININPNSYLFSYVDQIQIFFCIDDKNKIVSGAFSLNQGINSELTNSKETLSEKIFLNNLYRYFLENEFKKISIGGLLELFEDLKFIKNNSKLSYESKLKNNWKDYISKKFLNDLTYNIDSKFYKDDLFNSIFIFQAIILVIYDEIKSYFTNPKPEILLKKFNAYNEINNIKENSNSDRDLMNMIVFLKNKHSYFPEINIDEVETANELFEAILDYSKFEDHSLWHSIPSYEIIRNSDIPFINENSDIFLNNDELKLFFLLTMYSNLFGMEITNTNFSSFNEVIKLASSINFNDSEIDENLKIQVKDIICEKNYDYITFINSSLSSLIIKNNNPINDKTSYDIDFLQDPNFNLSNNYLWATTYIQSRIWKSVTIDKLLDKVKNKEPWKLRNLIYEMNNLQIDSYDNFYGLPIKSIVQTMEQKLNLKDSISLLIKKLNRDDQRFGKNKERNYLSVGVLVATIFGVLDFFTTVFSILTVSNSTISESLKDPINISIITIGSIFAFVLLGIIILAIFSIFKNNTRRKK, via the coding sequence ATGAAACATGTTGCTTTTTTAAATGAACTTAAAATTAGAAATACTTATTCTTTTTACATTAGTAATTTAAATCAAATTTTTTTTGATTTAAATTCTTATAAATATAAGAATAATCTTTTTTATAAACGATTAATTTCTGATTTAAAAAAAGACCAAAAAAAAATTAACATAGATGAACTTTTAAATATTGAAAAAATAAGTCATCATGAAACATTCCAAAATTTATTAAATAAAATAGTAGTAAAAATTAATTCTTTATTGGGCGATAAAGATAATCCTGCATTTGTATTTGAACAAAGAAACGAATGAGGTGTACCTATTTATGTAACAGAAGAAAAAGATTATTCTGATTTAAAAATATTAGGTGATAAATCATCACAAAAACGCTATATGTTTCAAATAAACATTAATCCTAACTCTTATTTGTTTTCATATGTTGATCAAATTCAAATTTTTTTCTGTATTGATGACAAAAATAAAATTGTATCAGGGGCTTTTTCATTAAATCAAGGAATAAATTCTGAATTAACAAATAGTAAAGAAACATTATCAGAAAAAATATTTTTAAATAATCTTTATCGTTATTTTTTAGAAAATGAATTTAAAAAAATTTCTATAGGTGGTTTGTTAGAATTATTTGAAGATTTAAAATTTATTAAAAACAATTCGAAATTATCATATGAATCAAAATTAAAAAACAATTGGAAAGATTACATTAGTAAAAAATTTCTTAATGATTTAACATACAACATAGATAGTAAATTTTACAAAGATGATTTATTTAATTCTATTTTTATTTTTCAAGCCATAATACTTGTTATTTATGATGAAATAAAGAGTTATTTTACAAATCCAAAACCAGAAATATTATTAAAAAAATTTAATGCTTATAATGAAATTAACAACATTAAAGAAAATAGTAATTCTGATAGAGATTTAATGAACATGATAGTTTTTTTAAAAAATAAGCATTCATATTTTCCTGAAATAAATATTGATGAAGTGGAAACTGCAAATGAGTTATTTGAAGCTATTTTAGATTATTCTAAATTTGAAGATCACTCATTGTGACATTCTATACCTTCATATGAAATAATTCGAAATTCTGATATTCCTTTTATTAATGAAAATTCAGATATTTTTTTAAATAATGATGAATTAAAATTATTTTTTTTATTAACTATGTATTCCAACCTTTTTGGTATGGAGATAACTAATACAAATTTTTCTTCATTTAATGAGGTTATAAAACTAGCATCATCAATTAATTTTAATGATTCTGAAATAGATGAAAATTTAAAAATTCAAGTTAAAGATATTATTTGTGAAAAAAATTATGATTATATTACATTTATAAATTCATCATTATCATCATTAATAATTAAAAACAATAATCCAATAAACGATAAAACTAGTTATGATATTGATTTTTTACAAGATCCTAATTTTAATTTATCTAATAATTATTTATGAGCAACAACATATATTCAATCTAGAATATGAAAATCAGTAACAATTGATAAACTTTTAGATAAAGTAAAAAATAAAGAACCTTGAAAACTAAGAAATTTAATTTATGAAATGAATAACTTACAAATTGATTCTTATGATAATTTTTATGGTCTACCAATTAAATCAATTGTTCAAACAATGGAACAAAAATTAAATTTAAAAGATTCAATTTCATTGTTAATAAAAAAATTAAATCGAGATGATCAACGATTCGGAAAAAATAAAGAACGAAATTATTTATCAGTAGGTGTTCTTGTTGCAACAATATTTGGTGTTTTAGATTTTTTCACAACTGTTTTTTCGATATTAACGGTTTCGAATTCCACAATATCTGAAAGTTTGAAAGATCCAATTAATATTTCAATAATAACCATAGGTTCTATTTTTGCATTTGTTTTATTGGGAATAATAATATTGGCAATTTTTAGCATTTTTAAAAATAACACAAGAAGAAAAAAATAA
- a CDS encoding 5-formyltetrahydrofolate cyclo-ligase yields the protein MKNYKLTNLELEKNNLIRKEKYKLRNELNQEEYKALNNSIYKNFFNFLKCKNIKHVSAYWSTGNEADTIEIITELFNQNIEVSLPQVVGKKRMIFRQIKSLNFDYEYFKNIKQPNKENLKIKSSVIDLILVPLLSYNDDYYRLGYGLGYYDRFLNKNSKNNKLIKIGLAYQFQKNNSFFINKYDKKLDFIINENGVI from the coding sequence ATGAAAAATTATAAGTTAACCAATTTAGAATTAGAAAAAAATAATTTAATTAGAAAAGAAAAATATAAATTAAGAAATGAATTAAATCAAGAAGAATACAAGGCTTTAAACAATTCTATATACAAAAATTTTTTTAATTTCTTAAAGTGTAAAAATATTAAACATGTTTCAGCATATTGATCTACTGGAAATGAAGCAGACACAATTGAAATAATAACAGAATTATTTAATCAAAATATAGAAGTAAGTTTACCTCAAGTTGTTGGCAAAAAAAGAATGATTTTTAGACAAATTAAATCTTTAAATTTTGATTATGAATATTTTAAGAATATTAAACAACCAAATAAAGAAAATTTAAAAATAAAATCTAGTGTTATTGATTTAATTTTAGTTCCTTTACTTTCATACAATGATGATTATTACAGATTAGGTTATGGATTAGGTTATTATGATCGTTTTTTAAATAAAAATAGTAAAAATAATAAGCTTATAAAAATAGGTTTAGCATATCAATTTCAAAAAAACAATAGTTTTTTTATAAATAAATATGATAAAAAATTAGATTTCATCATAAATGAAAATGGGGTAATTTAA
- a CDS encoding tRNA (adenine(22)-N(1))-methyltransferase TrmK, which translates to MSKKINFICELIPKIEHNLIIDVGCDHGYLSIKLIENKQSKLVINIDNKKEPLNNAIQNVIRHNYQTQIINILNDGLKNLNQKINFCIPNPNYIVIAGIGTNAIIKILQNDNFSIKETNFILQSEGNINQLKNYLKTNNFEIKNEINKIIKERNFNFILMKKL; encoded by the coding sequence ATGAGCAAAAAGATTAATTTTATTTGTGAACTAATTCCAAAAATTGAGCATAATTTAATAATAGATGTTGGATGTGACCATGGATACTTATCAATAAAATTAATTGAAAATAAACAGTCAAAATTAGTTATCAACATTGATAATAAAAAAGAACCATTAAACAATGCAATTCAAAATGTAATTAGACATAATTATCAAACTCAAATTATTAATATTCTTAATGATGGATTAAAAAATTTAAATCAAAAAATAAATTTTTGTATCCCTAATCCAAATTACATTGTTATTGCTGGAATTGGTACTAATGCAATAATAAAAATACTACAAAATGATAATTTTAGCATTAAAGAAACGAATTTTATTTTGCAATCTGAAGGAAACATTAATCAATTAAAAAATTATTTAAAAACAAATAATTTCGAAATTAAAAATGAAATAAATAAAATTATTAAAGAACGAAATTTTAATTTTATTTTAATGAAAAAATTATAA
- a CDS encoding MPN338 family protein, with protein MNNNKKIVSFEIENLFPFYIDNVNIKFFDSLNQISNKKLINKILPKITKTLDDDELKKFIELDNLTKLEKVNLMLNLALKKIISKTGSYECDIFKIQGYDKFNEPMYIKNVERDKDIEIVSDNLSERRFNFIIETNSNSYLSSYIKKIRLSFYLDDENKILSGGFSLQSIDEKIIENNSISETLIVDNIYLSNLIRHYISKQLYPISLNNILEIVEEYTFSNNKNQLNKLNKNNKNQQSNWNFKNITTDDLKNNWTKLINKKYFDFKENLSLEQKKSISDNLFFSILITTMITLSLYEELKIYFTSEKPELILSILDRPSLIKEDPNQKPETDFFELAKFLKQNYFKSNKTNVKSKYKKIKKFQDVIDTIYEHQTNNEYESFGSTIPINTIQINDSDPFVSPKKTILESSNMKLYYLLITSPELFGINPNTSFFIEYKQLLRVIEKIKNSESISDTLKNQITNSHCEINNNYITYLTSSPSILIIKNEPVPLFSNYFWAEIYVQSRIWMRNDIEYDFNKIEIKKNSNFYKEKIRILENLSFDWYDEFYGLSEIKNIVKKIDETNNLKSSINILIAKLKQQDSINKKDIERRTMVIAFMVAIIIGLINFFGMVFTVLTVNDINSGLTPTNIAAISFTTFLAISLITMVSIFFVKSYKERKKK; from the coding sequence ATGAACAACAACAAAAAAATAGTATCATTTGAAATAGAAAATCTTTTTCCTTTTTATATAGATAATGTTAATATAAAATTTTTTGATAGTTTAAATCAAATATCTAACAAAAAACTTATAAATAAAATATTACCAAAAATTACAAAAACATTAGATGATGATGAATTAAAAAAATTTATAGAACTTGATAATTTAACCAAATTAGAAAAAGTTAATTTAATGCTAAATTTAGCATTAAAAAAAATAATTTCAAAAACTGGTAGTTATGAATGCGATATATTTAAAATTCAAGGTTATGATAAATTTAATGAACCTATGTATATTAAAAATGTAGAGCGCGATAAAGATATAGAAATTGTTTCTGATAATTTATCTGAAAGAAGATTCAATTTTATTATCGAAACTAATTCAAATTCATATTTAAGTTCATATATTAAAAAAATTAGACTTTCATTTTATTTAGATGATGAAAATAAAATTTTATCTGGTGGTTTTTCTTTGCAATCAATAGATGAAAAAATTATTGAAAATAATTCAATTTCAGAAACATTAATAGTTGATAATATTTATTTGTCAAATTTAATAAGACATTATATTTCAAAACAACTATATCCTATTTCATTAAATAACATTTTAGAAATTGTAGAAGAATATACTTTTTCTAATAATAAAAATCAACTAAATAAACTAAATAAAAATAATAAAAATCAACAATCAAATTGGAATTTCAAAAATATCACAACTGATGATTTAAAAAACAATTGAACAAAATTAATAAATAAAAAATACTTTGATTTTAAAGAAAATTTATCTTTAGAACAGAAAAAATCAATAAGTGATAATTTGTTTTTTTCTATACTTATAACAACAATGATTACTTTATCATTGTATGAAGAATTGAAAATATATTTTACAAGTGAAAAACCAGAATTAATATTAAGTATTTTGGATCGCCCTTCTTTAATAAAAGAAGATCCTAATCAAAAACCAGAAACTGATTTTTTTGAATTAGCTAAATTTTTAAAACAAAATTATTTTAAATCCAATAAAACAAATGTTAAATCTAAGTATAAAAAAATTAAAAAATTTCAAGATGTTATAGATACAATCTATGAACATCAAACCAATAATGAATATGAATCTTTTGGATCAACTATACCTATAAATACAATTCAAATTAATGATTCAGATCCATTTGTTTCACCAAAAAAAACAATATTAGAATCTTCTAATATGAAGTTATATTATTTATTGATTACTTCACCAGAATTATTTGGAATAAATCCAAATACATCTTTTTTTATAGAATATAAACAATTATTAAGAGTTATAGAAAAAATTAAAAATAGTGAAAGCATATCCGATACATTAAAAAATCAAATAACAAATTCACATTGTGAAATAAACAATAATTATATTACTTATTTAACATCATCTCCTTCAATATTAATCATTAAAAATGAACCAGTTCCTTTATTTTCAAATTATTTTTGAGCAGAGATTTATGTTCAATCAAGAATTTGAATGCGTAATGATATTGAATATGATTTTAATAAAATAGAAATTAAGAAAAATTCAAATTTTTATAAAGAAAAAATAAGAATTTTAGAAAACTTATCTTTTGATTGATATGATGAATTTTATGGTTTGTCTGAAATTAAAAATATTGTTAAAAAAATTGATGAAACTAATAATTTAAAAAGTTCTATAAATATTTTGATAGCCAAATTAAAGCAGCAAGATTCAATTAATAAAAAAGATATAGAGCGAAGAACTATGGTTATTGCTTTTATGGTTGCAATAATAATAGGTTTGATTAATTTTTTTGGAATGGTATTTACTGTTTTAACCGTAAATGATATTAATTCTGGTTTAACCCCAACTAATATTGCTGCAATATCATTTACTACTTTTTTGGCTATAAGTTTAATTACAATGGTTAGTATATTTTTTGTTAAATCATACAAAGAACGAAAAAAGAAATAA
- a CDS encoding NifU family protein yields the protein MKKKKTNREIISNVKDVLDNIRFYIQKDGGDLKFVSYKNGVVTIELLGACVGCALIDITYKEGVENILKDEVKEIKKLIIIDPSNKK from the coding sequence ATGAAAAAAAAGAAAACTAATCGTGAAATTATTTCAAATGTAAAAGATGTATTAGATAATATTAGGTTTTATATTCAAAAAGATGGCGGAGATCTTAAATTTGTTAGTTACAAAAATGGAGTTGTAACAATTGAACTTTTAGGAGCGTGCGTTGGTTGTGCATTAATAGATATAACTTATAAAGAAGGTGTTGAAAATATTTTAAAGGATGAAGTTAAAGAAATTAAAAAATTAATAATAATAGATCCTAGCAATAAAAAATAA
- a CDS encoding glycosyltransferase family 2 protein, translating to MPKISIIYHIYKNVKNLKTSLNSILQLDNLDDLELILINDNASEDVIEIVNNSKILNLKNIKYVHLSQNLGHSYCYNLAIDLCKTDYLFFCGSETKLQNDFINKVVKNIDSNKDTDILIFRNNYERYFSIQSSLEEKEIEVFTQLKPELVYEMEWNLSNKVFHKDFLIKNKIKFIEFHSYLALFILTTLSKFKKIVYVNESIAKFTIDLKPSHNLYDYLFQTQEFYSVEKKLNTSNLKIKKALEFWTTKICLYDFINYVINSDMNDKEKELAIIAAYKLNLKLYNNFFTNEYFKLIKEKKWKEYFTMFKPKLVWIQKEFNTK from the coding sequence GTGCCTAAAATATCCATAATTTATCATATTTACAAAAATGTTAAAAATTTAAAAACTTCATTAAATTCTATACTTCAACTTGATAATTTAGATGATTTAGAATTGATATTAATAAATGATAACGCTTCAGAAGATGTTATTGAAATTGTTAACAATTCTAAGATATTAAATTTAAAAAATATTAAGTATGTACATTTATCACAAAATTTAGGACATTCTTATTGCTATAACTTAGCTATAGATTTATGTAAAACAGATTATTTATTTTTTTGTGGATCTGAAACCAAATTACAAAATGATTTTATAAATAAAGTTGTTAAAAATATTGATTCTAATAAAGATACTGATATTTTAATATTTAGAAATAATTACGAAAGATACTTTTCAATTCAATCATCACTTGAAGAAAAAGAAATTGAAGTTTTTACTCAACTAAAACCAGAATTAGTTTATGAAATGGAATGAAATTTATCTAATAAAGTATTTCATAAAGATTTTCTAATAAAAAATAAAATTAAATTTATAGAGTTTCATTCATATTTAGCTTTATTTATATTAACTACTTTGTCCAAATTTAAAAAAATTGTTTATGTTAATGAAAGCATAGCTAAATTTACTATTGATTTAAAACCATCGCATAATTTGTATGATTATTTATTCCAAACACAAGAATTTTATTCAGTAGAAAAAAAATTAAATACATCAAATTTAAAAATCAAAAAAGCTTTAGAATTTTGAACTACTAAAATTTGTTTATATGATTTTATTAATTATGTAATAAATTCTGATATGAATGATAAAGAAAAAGAATTAGCTATAATTGCTGCATATAAATTAAATTTAAAACTTTATAATAATTTTTTTACAAATGAATATTTTAAATTGATAAAAGAAAAAAAATGAAAAGAATATTTTACTATGTTCAAACCAAAGCTAGTTTGAATTCAAAAAGAATTTAATACAAAATAA
- a CDS encoding ATP-dependent helicase, with amino-acid sequence MNFENWNLNDQQKKIIFSPKDKSSLIISGAGTGKTKVLVYRIIYLINKYSVNPNKILAITFSNKAKNEMQIRIQKELNNQIELPWITTFHSLCYKILKNEISVLEYSNNFSIIDDEDKKSIFNYIYQSNGLSRETLKIDKAIKYIESSKSKNINMNEFLDNYKTFYNFSYDQCELLKFVFKKYNEYLKEQNYLDFSDLLNFTYKIFKNDPQILHKWSNKFDYILIDEFQDTDDIQYYIISKLAKKNNIFAVGDPDQSIYGWRGAKPENMEIFKDDFPESVTYYLEQNYRSTQEILNVANDVILNNKGKFTKKLYSLNKKGTKPQYFEAASRDLESTWIVKKIKQLINDNQSLKYNEISILYRSNFLTRNIEQFLIENKIPYFIYGGTRFYQRMEIKDLIAYLKVINSNDSLSIARILNVPSRKISDNSILKLREYSEKHNITLYDSLKEINNIDGIFKPAIKGIINFCDIIDSIREKIRNKKIKISEILNLILSETNYEKLYTDPNDNDRLENIKELLNSIKNYELNNPEANLNDYLESIQLYTTNDEENKTNSVQLMTVHSAKGLEFKCVFILGLVENIFPSIRLSNNESVTEHKIQEERRIMYVALTRAKDQLFLSSWNGLDFNNNTQIPSRFINEINLDNIDVVNSFNLKKISNLEDNDWFNSKEKNNYQNKYYDYIPEYMLYEEIQHNKFGKGIVVNIKEKTIVVAFGSKIGTKELVKNHTSIIRKSE; translated from the coding sequence ATGAATTTTGAAAATTGAAATTTAAACGATCAACAAAAAAAGATTATTTTTTCACCCAAAGACAAAAGCAGTTTAATAATTTCTGGTGCTGGCACGGGTAAAACTAAAGTATTAGTATATAGAATAATTTATTTAATAAATAAATATAGCGTCAATCCAAATAAAATTTTAGCTATAACATTTAGCAATAAGGCAAAAAATGAAATGCAAATTAGAATTCAAAAAGAATTAAATAATCAAATAGAATTACCATGAATTACAACATTTCATTCTTTGTGCTACAAAATTTTAAAAAATGAAATAAGTGTTTTAGAATATTCTAATAATTTTTCAATAATAGATGATGAAGATAAAAAATCCATATTTAATTATATTTATCAATCAAATGGATTAAGTAGAGAAACTTTAAAAATAGATAAAGCAATAAAATATATCGAATCTAGTAAATCTAAAAATATTAATATGAATGAATTTTTAGATAATTACAAAACATTTTATAACTTTTCATACGATCAATGTGAATTATTAAAATTTGTTTTTAAAAAATATAACGAATATTTGAAAGAACAAAATTACTTAGATTTTTCTGATTTATTAAATTTTACGTATAAAATTTTCAAAAACGATCCACAAATTCTTCATAAATGATCAAATAAATTTGATTATATTTTAATTGATGAATTTCAAGATACAGATGATATACAATACTATATAATATCTAAATTGGCCAAAAAAAATAATATATTTGCTGTTGGTGATCCGGATCAATCAATATATGGTTGAAGAGGTGCAAAACCTGAAAATATGGAAATTTTTAAAGATGATTTTCCTGAATCAGTAACATATTATCTTGAACAAAATTATCGCTCAACTCAAGAAATATTAAATGTTGCAAATGATGTAATATTAAATAATAAAGGCAAATTTACAAAAAAATTATATTCACTAAATAAAAAAGGTACCAAACCTCAATATTTTGAAGCCGCAAGTAGAGATTTAGAATCTACTTGAATTGTAAAAAAAATTAAGCAATTAATTAATGATAATCAAAGTTTAAAATATAATGAAATATCTATTTTGTATCGTTCTAATTTTTTAACTAGAAACATCGAACAATTTTTAATTGAAAATAAAATTCCGTATTTTATTTATGGTGGAACACGTTTTTATCAAAGAATGGAAATAAAAGATTTAATTGCTTATTTAAAAGTGATTAACAGTAATGATTCTTTATCAATTGCTAGAATACTAAATGTGCCATCTAGAAAAATTTCTGACAATTCAATTTTAAAACTTAGAGAATATTCTGAAAAACATAACATCACATTATATGATAGCTTAAAAGAAATCAATAACATAGATGGAATATTTAAACCCGCAATTAAGGGAATAATAAATTTTTGCGATATTATTGATTCTATTAGAGAAAAAATAAGAAATAAAAAAATTAAGATATCTGAAATTTTGAATTTAATTCTTAGTGAAACAAATTACGAAAAATTATACACTGATCCAAATGATAATGATAGATTAGAAAATATAAAAGAATTGTTAAACTCAATAAAAAATTATGAATTAAATAATCCTGAAGCTAACTTAAATGATTATTTAGAAAGTATTCAATTGTATACAACAAATGATGAAGAAAACAAAACTAATTCTGTACAATTAATGACAGTGCACTCTGCAAAGGGATTAGAATTTAAATGTGTTTTTATTTTAGGATTGGTTGAAAATATTTTTCCATCAATTAGATTGAGTAATAATGAATCAGTTACTGAGCACAAAATTCAAGAAGAAAGAAGAATCATGTATGTTGCTTTAACTAGAGCAAAAGATCAATTATTTTTATCTTCTTGAAACGGATTAGATTTTAATAATAATACACAAATTCCTTCTAGATTCATTAATGAAATTAATTTAGATAACATTGATGTTGTAAATTCATTTAATTTGAAAAAAATTTCTAACCTTGAAGATAATGATTGATTTAATTCAAAAGAAAAAAATAATTATCAAAATAAATATTATGATTATATTCCAGAATATATGCTTTATGAAGAAATACAACACAATAAATTTGGAAAAGGTATTGTTGTAAATATTAAAGAAAAAACTATAGTTGTTGCTTTTGGTTCAAAAATTGGTACGAAAGAATTAGTAAAAAATCACACATCTATTATTAGAAAGTCCGAATAA
- a CDS encoding TIGR00282 family metallophosphoesterase, producing MKILFFGDIFGKPGRDAIKKNIFQIKEEHKIDFTIANAENCTHGKGLSLDHYNYLVKLGIDFFTMGNHTWAKNDIREVLKQKNIVRPANLNNKFDYYNDGVGTKTIIIKNKKIRITNILGVSVAGMNDIVTNSFYCLDNIIKNEENNHQIHIVDLHAETTSEKNAFGVYFDGKVSAILGTHTHVPTNDLRISPKGTIYITDVGMCGPGFGSVIGAKAEMPINKFLNPKNKFKLEVSNFGWQLNAVVMEFDDLTNKPISCKQIRIINDDKDYLNWEYQKNNN from the coding sequence ATGAAAATTTTATTTTTTGGAGATATATTCGGCAAACCAGGTCGAGATGCAATAAAAAAAAATATATTTCAAATTAAAGAAGAACATAAAATTGATTTTACTATTGCAAATGCTGAAAATTGCACACATGGAAAAGGTTTAAGTTTAGATCATTATAATTACTTAGTGAAATTGGGAATTGATTTTTTTACTATGGGAAATCACACTTGAGCTAAAAATGATATTCGTGAAGTTTTAAAACAAAAAAATATAGTTAGACCTGCAAATTTAAATAATAAATTTGACTACTATAATGATGGTGTAGGGACCAAAACTATAATTATAAAAAATAAAAAAATAAGAATAACTAATATTTTAGGTGTAAGTGTTGCTGGAATGAATGATATTGTAACTAATTCATTTTATTGTTTAGATAACATTATCAAAAATGAAGAAAATAATCACCAAATTCATATTGTTGATTTACATGCAGAAACAACTAGTGAAAAAAATGCTTTTGGTGTTTATTTTGATGGAAAAGTTAGTGCAATTTTAGGAACACATACACATGTACCAACAAATGATTTAAGAATCTCTCCAAAAGGAACCATTTATATAACAGATGTTGGGATGTGCGGCCCGGGTTTCGGGAGTGTAATAGGTGCTAAAGCCGAAATGCCAATTAACAAATTTTTAAATCCTAAAAATAAATTTAAACTTGAAGTTTCAAATTTTGGTTGACAATTAAATGCTGTAGTTATGGAATTTGATGACTTAACAAATAAACCTATTTCATGCAAACAAATAAGAATAATAAATGATGATAAAGATTATTTAAATTGAGAATATCAAAAAAATAATAATTAA
- the plsY gene encoding glycerol-3-phosphate 1-O-acyltransferase PlsY, giving the protein MSSELAIFILIFVSIIFGYLIGSIMTSDIIGHIIKNSARLHWSKNPGTTNSIRVYGKKIGIIVGVGDIAKSFIAFLICWSIFEYGLKQFINEDMNKKVFYFVYLSNFFAIIGHCWPIFFKFKGGKAAAPTAGFLISISFWWLLIITIVWVLVLVKTKYVSLASLICASLLPIINLINYIDYLNFFSFGQEFWIEKSANDVNIGGYLTYSNYWHVILFLEINNILIAIIMFWKHRENIVRLINKNENKIGQNKKTNEKKEN; this is encoded by the coding sequence ATGTCAAGTGAATTAGCTATTTTTATATTAATTTTTGTTTCAATAATTTTTGGTTATTTAATTGGATCAATTATGACATCAGATATTATTGGTCATATTATCAAAAATAGCGCAAGATTGCATTGAAGCAAAAATCCTGGAACAACTAATTCAATAAGAGTTTATGGCAAAAAGATAGGAATTATTGTAGGTGTAGGTGATATTGCCAAAAGCTTTATTGCTTTTCTAATTTGTTGAAGTATCTTCGAATACGGTTTAAAACAATTTATAAATGAAGACATGAATAAAAAAGTATTTTATTTTGTTTACTTATCAAATTTCTTTGCTATTATCGGGCATTGTTGACCAATATTTTTTAAATTTAAGGGTGGGAAAGCAGCAGCACCTACAGCTGGGTTTTTAATATCAATTTCCTTTTGGTGATTATTAATAATAACAATTGTTTGAGTTTTAGTTTTAGTTAAAACTAAATATGTTTCATTAGCTTCACTAATTTGCGCATCATTATTGCCAATAATAAATTTAATAAATTATATTGATTACTTAAATTTCTTTTCATTTGGTCAAGAATTTTGAATAGAAAAATCAGCAAATGATGTTAACATAGGTGGATATTTAACTTATAGTAATTATTGACATGTAATACTTTTTTTAGAAATAAATAATATATTAATAGCAATTATTATGTTTTGAAAACATCGTGAAAATATTGTTAGATTAATTAATAAAAATGAAAATAAAATCGGACAAAATAAAAAAACAAATGAAAAAAAAGAAAACTAA